Proteins encoded together in one Planctopirus ephydatiae window:
- a CDS encoding ExbD/TolR family protein, with protein sequence MSGHSGEGYEPNLTPILDMVFQLITFFMLVINFKGAALDLSLRLPVLGSARPLEYIGHNEPITLNIAEDGTVKSYGELIDPEKFIAQEARLQKLQQEGVSGKKASDELTTPIIIRADHSIPFSTINEIIRTCQKNGFRSFALSAMSKQEGR encoded by the coding sequence ATGTCGGGGCATTCTGGCGAAGGTTACGAGCCCAATCTGACGCCCATTCTGGATATGGTCTTTCAGTTGATCACCTTTTTCATGCTGGTGATTAATTTTAAGGGTGCAGCTCTGGACCTCTCTTTGAGGTTGCCTGTTTTAGGTTCAGCGCGGCCACTGGAATACATTGGTCATAATGAGCCGATCACTCTCAACATAGCCGAAGATGGAACTGTGAAGTCTTATGGCGAACTGATCGACCCTGAGAAGTTCATCGCGCAGGAAGCTCGCCTGCAAAAGCTGCAACAGGAGGGTGTTTCCGGCAAGAAAGCCTCCGATGAATTGACGACACCCATCATCATTCGGGCCGATCATTCGATACCGTTCTCGACAATCAACGAGATTATTCGGACTTGCCAGAAGAATGGCTTCCGCAGTTTTGCCCTCAGTGCCATGAGTAAGCAGGAGGGACGATAA
- a CDS encoding ExbD/TolR family protein, protein MRKRKQRGPGTVELNMAAMLDMAFQLLAFFILTFRPSPVEGHLQLQMPPPTPVTQMETEKIKPSTDSGGIPPDLQTLNIYLESDAAGQLVGVKTGLRTIIQGPFTPAAADVKGEQLKSLLSSGTTSFDKVQLHVDSQLRYEELMKIVDLCTIQTLPDGTQLSKVSFVEKTK, encoded by the coding sequence ATGCGAAAGCGAAAACAGCGCGGGCCAGGAACTGTTGAACTCAATATGGCAGCCATGCTCGATATGGCATTTCAGCTGCTGGCATTTTTTATTCTCACGTTTCGTCCCAGTCCGGTGGAAGGACATCTGCAACTGCAGATGCCTCCCCCGACACCTGTGACGCAGATGGAAACGGAGAAAATTAAACCTTCCACAGACAGTGGGGGGATTCCACCCGATCTTCAGACGCTGAATATCTATCTGGAGAGTGATGCGGCTGGTCAACTGGTGGGCGTCAAAACCGGGTTGAGAACGATTATTCAGGGCCCCTTCACACCGGCAGCAGCCGATGTGAAGGGAGAACAACTGAAGTCGCTACTCTCATCCGGGACAACATCTTTCGATAAAGTGCAGCTCCATGTCGATAGCCAGTTACGCTACGAAGAGCTGATGAAGATCGTCGATCTGTGCACAATCCAAACGCTTCCCGATGGAACTCAGCTCAGCAAGGTGAGCTTCGTGGAAAAAACGAAGTGA
- the bfr gene encoding bacterioferritin, whose product MQGSQAVIDALNAGLTIELTAINQYFVQAKMCANWGLHKLAKKHYEESIGEMRHAEKLIDRILYLEGIPEIARYDVIRPGTNVEEQFKFDLELESKGVKTYNEAVEVCMAEKDHGSREIIAPILVESEGHVDWLESQIDLISKMGIQHYLAQMIGEFPEEH is encoded by the coding sequence ATGCAAGGTAGCCAGGCAGTCATCGATGCACTGAACGCCGGTTTGACAATCGAATTGACAGCCATCAACCAGTACTTCGTTCAGGCCAAAATGTGTGCCAACTGGGGCCTGCACAAACTGGCCAAAAAGCACTACGAAGAGTCGATTGGTGAAATGCGTCATGCCGAGAAGCTGATTGACCGCATTCTGTATCTCGAAGGGATCCCTGAAATCGCCCGCTACGACGTGATCCGCCCGGGGACGAATGTGGAAGAACAGTTCAAGTTCGACCTCGAACTCGAATCCAAAGGCGTGAAGACCTACAACGAAGCGGTCGAAGTTTGTATGGCCGAGAAAGATCACGGCAGCCGCGAAATCATCGCCCCGATCCTCGTGGAATCAGAAGGCCATGTCGACTGGCTGGAATCCCAGATTGATCTCATCAGCAAGATGGGCATCCAGCACTATCTCGCCCAGATGATTGGCGAATTCCCCGAAGAGCATTAA
- a CDS encoding UbiA-like polyprenyltransferase: MSSILAESWSTVSRLLGLIRFSHTVFALPFALLAAILAWQTPGISFRWQDLAGILLCMVFARSAAMAFNRWIDQDIDAQNPRTANRHLPAGLLSNAAVLLFTVICSIGFVLSTLCFWPNWLPLALSFPVLVFLLGYSLAKRFTVLCHYWLSAALMLSPIAAWIALTGRVDAPPLWMAAILFFWVGGFDLLYACQDADFDRQKGLFSIPGRWGIPAALKLAAASHLMVVLCLFGLWWSAGFGMIFLVGMAGISLLLIYEHAIVSPKNLSRVNEAFFQVNAVISLGILGLAIVDRWISPV; encoded by the coding sequence ATGTCGAGTATCCTGGCAGAATCGTGGAGCACAGTGAGCAGGCTGTTGGGTTTGATCCGCTTCAGCCACACCGTCTTCGCCTTGCCGTTTGCTCTTCTCGCAGCGATTCTGGCCTGGCAAACTCCCGGCATCAGCTTTCGCTGGCAGGATCTGGCTGGCATTCTGCTCTGCATGGTCTTCGCACGCTCCGCAGCGATGGCTTTCAATCGCTGGATTGATCAGGACATCGATGCACAGAATCCACGAACGGCAAATCGTCATCTTCCTGCCGGGTTACTTTCCAATGCCGCCGTGCTCCTCTTTACCGTGATTTGTTCGATTGGCTTTGTGCTCTCCACACTTTGCTTCTGGCCCAATTGGCTACCTCTGGCACTTTCTTTCCCAGTGCTGGTTTTTCTGCTCGGGTATTCCCTGGCCAAGCGATTTACCGTGTTGTGCCATTACTGGCTGTCGGCTGCGCTCATGCTTTCACCCATTGCAGCCTGGATTGCCCTGACAGGCCGGGTGGACGCTCCTCCTCTGTGGATGGCAGCGATCCTTTTCTTTTGGGTCGGTGGTTTCGACTTGCTCTATGCCTGCCAGGATGCCGATTTTGATCGACAGAAAGGTCTTTTCAGTATCCCGGGCCGCTGGGGCATTCCCGCAGCTTTGAAGCTGGCTGCCGCAAGCCATCTGATGGTGGTGCTCTGCCTGTTTGGCCTCTGGTGGAGTGCTGGATTTGGAATGATCTTTCTCGTGGGGATGGCGGGTATTTCGCTCTTGCTGATCTATGAGCATGCGATTGTCAGCCCAAAGAATCTTTCGCGAGTTAATGAGGCCTTTTTCCAGGTGAATGCCGTGATCAGCCTCGGAATTCTGGGTCTCGCCATTGTTGACCGATGGATCAGCCCGGTTTGA
- a CDS encoding cryptochrome/photolyase family protein — MPRRSAVRHTPPPGAHRFLIILGDQLDVNSAIFSQYCPETDILWMAETPEEVEQIWSHRLRITFFFSAMRHFRDELRAKKFRVHYRELNQDPAQDEGQTFTDLLLRDADEFGIRELVVVEPGDWRVKQRLEAAAQKLGVPLTYLDDTHFFATHADFQKFASGKKKLILEYFYREMRKKHQILVDEAGQPEGGQWNFDHENRESFGSSGPGKLPAPLKFTADAMTQEVMELVRARFPSNPGEVFDETLAVTRADALKLLKYFVRHHLPRFGRYEDAMWTGEATLHHSRLSVYLNVKLLNPRECVQAAVEAYQAGQVDLASTEGFVRQILGWREFIRGIYWSHMPQYAELNFFEHQQPLPSFFWDGQTEMVCVRESMKHVLKHGYAHHIHRLMVLGNLSQTFGAHPYQFHQWHMAMYLDAIDWVSLPNTLGMSQFGDGGIVGTKPYCATGAYISRMSNFCQSCQFDPKKSTGKDACPITTFYWDFLSRHREQLRGNQRMAMQLKNVDRKTELELQEIAQRAKELREQWKSQEPH; from the coding sequence ATGCCGCGCCGGTCTGCCGTCCGTCACACGCCGCCTCCGGGAGCTCATCGCTTCCTGATCATTCTGGGCGATCAGCTCGATGTGAACTCAGCTATCTTTTCGCAGTATTGCCCCGAGACGGACATTCTCTGGATGGCCGAAACACCGGAAGAGGTCGAGCAGATCTGGTCTCATCGACTGCGAATCACGTTCTTCTTTTCAGCCATGCGGCATTTTCGAGATGAACTGCGAGCGAAAAAGTTTCGTGTGCATTATCGCGAGTTGAATCAGGATCCGGCGCAGGATGAAGGGCAGACATTCACGGACTTACTGTTGCGTGATGCCGATGAGTTTGGAATCAGGGAACTGGTGGTCGTTGAACCTGGGGATTGGCGGGTCAAGCAGCGGCTCGAGGCTGCCGCCCAGAAGCTGGGTGTCCCACTGACGTATCTCGACGATACACACTTTTTTGCCACGCATGCGGATTTTCAAAAGTTCGCTTCGGGCAAGAAGAAGCTGATTCTCGAATACTTCTATCGCGAGATGCGAAAGAAACATCAGATTCTCGTTGATGAAGCTGGACAGCCGGAAGGGGGACAATGGAACTTCGATCATGAGAATCGTGAGAGCTTTGGTTCGAGCGGGCCGGGCAAGTTGCCAGCTCCACTCAAGTTCACCGCCGATGCGATGACTCAGGAGGTGATGGAACTGGTGCGTGCCAGGTTTCCATCGAACCCCGGGGAAGTGTTTGATGAAACGTTAGCAGTCACACGGGCCGATGCACTGAAGCTGCTCAAGTATTTTGTCAGGCATCATCTCCCGCGATTTGGTCGATATGAAGATGCAATGTGGACGGGAGAGGCCACTTTGCATCATTCGAGGCTATCGGTTTATCTCAATGTCAAACTGCTCAATCCACGGGAATGTGTGCAGGCGGCTGTGGAGGCTTATCAGGCTGGCCAGGTGGATCTGGCGAGTACTGAAGGATTTGTGCGGCAGATTCTTGGCTGGCGTGAGTTCATTCGAGGCATTTACTGGAGCCACATGCCCCAATATGCAGAACTGAACTTCTTTGAGCATCAGCAACCCTTGCCCTCGTTCTTCTGGGATGGCCAGACGGAGATGGTCTGCGTGCGTGAATCGATGAAGCATGTGCTGAAGCATGGCTATGCACATCACATCCATCGGCTCATGGTGCTGGGTAATCTTTCTCAGACCTTTGGTGCTCATCCTTATCAGTTTCATCAGTGGCATATGGCGATGTACCTGGATGCCATTGACTGGGTGTCGTTGCCGAACACACTCGGGATGAGTCAGTTTGGTGATGGTGGAATTGTCGGTACCAAGCCTTATTGTGCCACGGGGGCTTATATCAGCCGGATGAGTAACTTCTGTCAGAGCTGCCAGTTCGATCCCAAGAAATCGACAGGGAAAGACGCTTGCCCGATCACCACTTTTTACTGGGATTTTCTTTCGCGCCACCGGGAACAATTGCGTGGGAATCAGCGGATGGCAATGCAGCTGAAGAACGTGGATCGGAAGACGGAACTGGAACTTCAAGAAATCGCACAGCGTGCCAAAGAGCTTCGAGAGCAATGGAAATCTCAGGAGCCGCATTGA
- a CDS encoding NAD(P)-dependent methylenetetrahydromethanopterin dehydrogenase, whose product MKRILIQLDTDPLASVFDRVVAVDAGVDELFSYGSVSPEAAVSLTHGAIFTRKVADLKSTAIFVGGSDVQAGEAVYAKVLHSFFGPMSVSVMLDSNGSNTTAAAAVASAGKHLALKETQAVILGGTGPVGFRAAQLLASQGASVKLVSRHATKASEACVQLKLLELPGTVTPHVSTSFEETTALCEGADLLVSAGAAGIELAALKELTGTGIRVVVDVNAVPPLGVRGVESTDKAKEREGMICYGALGVGNLKIKIHKAAIEKLFTSNDLKLDTQAMLGIARELTELA is encoded by the coding sequence ATGAAACGCATACTGATTCAGCTCGATACCGATCCTCTGGCCAGCGTCTTCGACCGGGTTGTCGCCGTCGATGCCGGCGTCGATGAACTCTTCAGCTACGGCAGCGTTTCTCCCGAAGCTGCCGTGAGCCTGACGCATGGGGCGATCTTTACCCGCAAAGTGGCTGACCTGAAATCCACCGCGATCTTTGTCGGTGGCAGCGATGTTCAAGCCGGAGAAGCGGTCTACGCCAAAGTGCTGCATTCGTTTTTCGGGCCCATGAGTGTCAGTGTCATGCTCGATTCGAATGGTTCCAATACCACAGCCGCAGCGGCTGTCGCTTCTGCAGGCAAACATCTCGCACTGAAAGAGACACAAGCGGTCATTCTGGGTGGCACCGGCCCCGTCGGCTTTCGAGCAGCACAACTCCTGGCGTCTCAAGGTGCGAGTGTGAAATTGGTCTCACGTCATGCCACTAAAGCCAGTGAAGCCTGCGTCCAACTGAAGCTGCTGGAACTTCCGGGAACAGTGACGCCGCATGTCTCGACCAGTTTCGAGGAGACGACCGCCCTTTGTGAGGGAGCTGATCTGTTAGTCTCAGCCGGCGCAGCTGGAATCGAACTGGCGGCTCTCAAAGAGTTAACAGGAACCGGAATCCGGGTGGTCGTCGATGTGAATGCCGTCCCGCCTCTGGGAGTTCGAGGCGTTGAATCCACAGATAAAGCCAAAGAGCGGGAGGGGATGATCTGCTACGGCGCACTGGGAGTCGGGAACCTCAAGATCAAGATTCATAAAGCAGCCATCGAAAAGCTGTTTACTTCAAATGACCTGAAGCTCGATACCCAGGCAATGCTGGGCATTGCTCGCGAATTGACCGAGTTGGCCTGA
- a CDS encoding SLBB domain-containing protein yields MWWPKVATLVLGLFWVGEMALAQSRPSSPRIINFQTTVREEMFVAVVGEVAQPGVYRLPAVADSQNRVATIEQLVAQAGGLNPTASPSLRVIRKSRPDQRVYYHPAGATSLEAGDVIIAENLPDYAPPDAARIEQNGVQLVLLGVLPRPIVVRVKTQQASISSICAMLGQPPELSRNVKVLSPARIEHVDQTIPQTALLIFAPGSINPAQLPEFPPVRELLANAGATTTNVAGSQRDPQITPTGMLRTPSSNQTTEEANLALLQQAEIGVGRSEPLGEPYVPGSQPREVASNPSAPWQRQAANPAYPQPRTNRSQVEDVPPPPGMDGHGLMADHLRPNSQNPANPTETIPVQTTQLPGGTNPGERYSTSGMSLPLLPAISPGTAGRTEAAMASRSGTAPSGTGAVTSAPISQPAPEGSYNGPTRVEIPAYSQNNALSGNSSIPVAPLPPDVADVENESEASQGMGSYLTTMALILGTVIGLMGAAFAAGRFLDPLHGQSVKENSAREEHEMAQDFSLARLQSEIPDPLVGQSILNPPDSSVQEEKRLSDDEVQSYRSILKPAANRTGMARALKESESLPAERPLPEQPALPTSETASIQQMIEDLLHNRLELHEEPAWINRQLRFQELPADRRFARFDPAEAPLSQESGQTPHFLLSQSSRTLREPSMGDRPIHRDAHEELPRRSSLGANQSRSSHSSSAVYRRVDTAQDAISRDRTTPPGSAAGKGATAPFEQALVQLRGTTKS; encoded by the coding sequence ATGTGGTGGCCGAAAGTGGCGACCTTGGTACTGGGGTTGTTCTGGGTGGGAGAGATGGCTTTGGCCCAGTCTCGTCCATCGTCGCCTCGTATCATCAACTTCCAGACAACCGTTCGCGAAGAGATGTTCGTGGCTGTGGTTGGCGAAGTCGCACAACCTGGTGTTTACCGCCTCCCCGCTGTTGCCGATTCTCAAAATCGAGTCGCGACCATCGAACAGCTGGTGGCACAGGCAGGTGGCCTGAACCCGACAGCATCTCCCAGCTTGCGGGTGATTCGAAAGTCGAGGCCTGATCAACGGGTTTATTATCATCCCGCGGGAGCGACGTCGTTAGAAGCCGGCGATGTGATCATCGCGGAAAACCTGCCAGACTACGCACCACCCGATGCAGCCAGAATCGAGCAAAATGGAGTGCAACTGGTTCTTCTGGGCGTACTTCCCCGACCGATTGTCGTCCGTGTCAAAACTCAGCAGGCCAGTATCAGCAGTATTTGTGCGATGCTGGGGCAACCTCCTGAGTTATCGCGAAATGTCAAAGTCCTTTCTCCAGCGAGAATAGAACACGTCGATCAGACGATCCCGCAGACCGCTTTGCTGATCTTCGCACCGGGCTCGATCAATCCTGCTCAATTGCCGGAATTTCCACCTGTTCGCGAGTTGTTGGCGAATGCAGGAGCCACCACGACCAACGTCGCTGGGTCTCAACGGGATCCTCAGATCACTCCGACCGGCATGTTGCGCACTCCCTCATCGAACCAGACCACTGAAGAAGCCAATCTGGCTCTGCTCCAGCAGGCTGAGATTGGTGTTGGTCGATCAGAGCCACTGGGTGAACCCTATGTTCCCGGAAGTCAACCGCGAGAAGTGGCATCGAATCCTTCTGCTCCATGGCAAAGACAGGCTGCGAACCCGGCTTATCCACAACCCCGTACAAATCGCAGTCAGGTCGAAGATGTCCCACCTCCGCCAGGAATGGATGGCCATGGATTGATGGCAGATCATCTACGACCAAACAGTCAGAATCCTGCCAACCCCACAGAGACAATTCCGGTACAGACCACGCAGCTTCCCGGAGGAACGAATCCGGGTGAGAGGTATTCGACATCGGGGATGAGTCTTCCGCTGCTCCCGGCGATTTCTCCAGGTACGGCTGGCCGAACGGAGGCAGCTATGGCCTCTCGATCAGGAACTGCACCATCGGGGACCGGTGCGGTGACCTCTGCACCGATTTCCCAGCCAGCGCCAGAAGGTTCGTACAATGGACCGACCCGTGTAGAGATCCCTGCTTACTCGCAAAACAACGCTTTGTCAGGCAATTCGTCGATCCCGGTCGCGCCACTTCCGCCGGATGTTGCCGACGTGGAAAACGAAAGTGAAGCCAGCCAGGGAATGGGAAGCTATCTGACCACGATGGCTTTGATTCTGGGGACCGTGATTGGATTGATGGGAGCCGCCTTTGCGGCCGGTCGATTTCTGGACCCGTTGCATGGTCAATCTGTGAAAGAGAATAGCGCCCGCGAAGAGCATGAGATGGCCCAGGATTTCAGTCTGGCCAGATTGCAGTCTGAGATACCCGATCCACTTGTTGGTCAGTCGATTCTCAATCCCCCAGATTCTTCTGTGCAGGAAGAGAAACGACTCAGTGATGATGAAGTTCAATCCTATCGAAGCATTCTGAAGCCTGCTGCCAATCGAACAGGGATGGCACGAGCTTTGAAGGAGAGCGAAAGTTTGCCCGCTGAGCGGCCTTTGCCCGAACAGCCAGCTCTACCGACCAGTGAGACTGCATCGATTCAGCAGATGATTGAAGATCTGTTGCACAATCGGCTGGAGCTGCATGAAGAACCCGCATGGATTAACCGACAGTTGCGATTCCAGGAATTGCCTGCTGATCGTCGCTTTGCCAGGTTTGATCCCGCTGAAGCACCTCTATCTCAAGAATCTGGCCAAACGCCACACTTCCTCCTGAGCCAGAGTTCGCGGACGCTCCGCGAGCCCAGTATGGGAGATCGACCGATTCATCGCGACGCGCACGAAGAACTGCCTCGTCGAAGCAGTCTGGGTGCGAACCAGAGCCGCAGTTCCCACTCGAGTTCGGCGGTTTATCGACGAGTCGATACTGCGCAGGATGCCATCTCACGAGATCGAACAACACCTCCCGGGAGTGCTGCGGGCAAAGGAGCAACGGCTCCTTTTGAACAGGCTCTTGTGCAATTACGAGGGACAACAAAGTCATGA